From Heliomicrobium modesticaldum Ice1, a single genomic window includes:
- the ltrA gene encoding group II intron reverse transcriptase/maturase, protein MMEGEATMRSRDAQRQPNIPKGNCQREEAVNPQGTGGVPSALPAQEAKQPREETYDLMEKVVERGNMTEAYKRVMANKGAAGIDGMGLESLRPYLKEEWSRIKQELLEGTYRPQPVRRVEIPKPQGGTRKLGIPTVVDRLIQQALNQILMPIFDPDFSTNSYGFRPGKSAHQAVKKAKEYIADGYRWVVDMDLAQFFDRVNHDILMARVARKVKDKRILKLIREYLKAGVMLNGIRVKSEEGTPQGGPLSPLLANIILDDLDKALESRGHRFCRYADDCNVYVRSRRAGQRVMEGMAKFLEGRLKLQVNWEKSAVDRPWNRKFLGFSFTWHKAAKIRLAPQTVKRVKEKIRQFTGRNRSIAMEDRLVTLNQYLKGWMGYFRLIDTPSVLKELDEWLRRRLRMCLLKQWKRPKTRRRNLVALGIPEEWACNISGSRKGYWRLSLTPQMNKALGLAYWREQGLVSLVETYQSHRQPA, encoded by the coding sequence ATGATGGAAGGGGAAGCGACGATGCGTTCGCGTGACGCGCAGAGACAGCCGAATATCCCGAAAGGGAACTGCCAACGGGAGGAAGCGGTGAATCCGCAGGGGACCGGTGGAGTGCCGAGCGCGTTACCGGCACAAGAAGCGAAGCAACCCCGCGAAGAGACGTATGATCTGATGGAGAAAGTCGTCGAACGAGGGAACATGACGGAAGCGTATAAGCGAGTCATGGCCAACAAAGGCGCGGCCGGAATCGACGGTATGGGGCTAGAATCCCTGCGCCCGTACCTAAAAGAGGAATGGTCGCGCATTAAACAGGAATTGTTGGAGGGGACCTATCGACCGCAACCGGTCCGGCGGGTTGAAATTCCCAAACCCCAAGGCGGAACACGGAAGCTGGGCATTCCCACTGTCGTCGATCGACTGATCCAACAGGCCCTGAACCAGATCCTGATGCCGATCTTCGACCCTGACTTTTCCACGAACAGCTACGGATTTCGTCCGGGAAAGAGTGCGCACCAAGCGGTGAAGAAAGCGAAGGAATACATCGCCGACGGCTACCGATGGGTGGTTGACATGGACCTGGCCCAGTTCTTTGATCGCGTCAATCACGACATTCTCATGGCGCGCGTAGCGCGCAAGGTGAAGGACAAACGAATCTTGAAGTTGATCCGAGAATACCTCAAGGCCGGGGTCATGCTCAACGGGATTCGTGTGAAGAGCGAGGAAGGAACACCCCAGGGAGGTCCACTCAGCCCTTTGCTGGCGAACATCATCCTGGATGATTTGGATAAGGCACTGGAAAGCCGGGGACATCGCTTCTGCCGGTACGCCGACGACTGTAACGTCTACGTCCGCAGTCGACGGGCAGGGCAACGAGTGATGGAGGGTATGGCAAAGTTTCTGGAGGGGCGGTTAAAACTGCAGGTCAACTGGGAGAAAAGCGCAGTCGACCGACCCTGGAACCGAAAGTTTCTGGGGTTTTCATTTACGTGGCATAAGGCAGCAAAGATTCGGCTCGCCCCCCAAACGGTGAAACGGGTGAAAGAGAAGATCCGCCAGTTCACTGGGCGGAACCGAAGCATTGCGATGGAGGACCGACTGGTCACCCTCAACCAATACCTGAAAGGCTGGATGGGCTACTTTCGACTCATTGACACGCCAAGCGTACTTAAAGAGTTGGATGAGTGGCTTCGCCGACGACTGCGGATGTGCCTGCTCAAGCAATGGAAGCGCCCGAAGACACGAAGACGAAACTTAGTGGCGTTGGGGATCCCGGAGGAATGGGCATGCAACATCAGCGGCTCACGAAAAGGATATTGGCGTCTGTCCTTGACCCCGCAAATGAATAAAGCCCTTGGCCTCGCCTACTGGCGGGAACAGGGCTTAGTCAGTTTAGTCGAAACATACCAATCTCATCGTCAACCAGCATGA
- a CDS encoding metallopeptidase family protein — protein sequence MSIPFDIDRFADLAEEMIAQIPEKFLRRLNGGIHIQPDTIQDDEGFFILGECFFDAYLGHWINIYHGSFAQSFAEEPAEVWEDELYETILHEIRHHLEDLAGADDLLREEMAELEAWRTEREKSSRRG from the coding sequence ATGTCCATCCCCTTTGATATCGACCGCTTCGCCGATCTGGCCGAAGAGATGATCGCCCAGATCCCGGAAAAATTCCTTCGCCGCCTCAACGGCGGAATCCATATCCAACCGGACACCATCCAGGATGATGAAGGTTTCTTCATCCTGGGTGAGTGTTTCTTCGATGCGTATCTTGGCCACTGGATCAACATCTACCACGGCTCCTTTGCACAGTCTTTCGCTGAGGAACCGGCCGAAGTCTGGGAGGATGAGCTGTACGAGACAATCCTCCATGAAATTCGCCACCACCTGGAAGACCTGGCCGGCGCCGACGACCTGCTCCGAGAGGAAATGGCTGAGCTGGAAGCCTGGCGCACCGAGAGAGAGAAATCGAGTAGGAGGGGGTGA
- a CDS encoding DUF445 domain-containing protein, translating into MDNRHRATLVLLIALAGFLVSTPFEDTFFGGLVASGCSAALIGGLADWFAVTALFRRPLGIPWRTAIIPRNRERIFEALVSMVKEELLSRETLKEQLNRYDLTEPIFAHLLGDGQKAEPPLGDMLAGMSTLLRERKVKDVLEEAARSLLSGLPLWPLLADSVEWALDSGKAGRVIDVVVGELEALVRHPLVKGELARLVRETRSAYESGMRRRRFFDDLVIGLAGKTPETQLIDSAAAFLDGFRKAGDPQRLRLEAQIRRWVDELRSDPQRQREVEAWKATLIQRLELGPLLTELLEDQGGRSGDDPPRWLKLLRSRLERLLTELRHDRERRQALDEMLKVHLFRWIDERHEEIGKLVQENLQSISDETLVELIESKAGNDLQMIRINGAVVGALAGMLLHLATLWLP; encoded by the coding sequence ATGGACAACCGACACAGAGCCACCCTGGTCCTCCTGATCGCTTTGGCGGGCTTTCTGGTCAGCACCCCTTTTGAAGATACCTTTTTCGGCGGCCTCGTCGCCAGCGGCTGCAGCGCCGCCTTGATCGGCGGGTTGGCTGACTGGTTCGCCGTGACGGCCCTCTTTCGGCGACCCCTTGGCATCCCCTGGCGAACGGCCATCATCCCCCGCAACCGGGAGCGGATCTTCGAGGCCCTCGTTTCGATGGTGAAAGAGGAACTGCTTTCTCGGGAAACGCTGAAAGAGCAGTTGAACCGTTATGACCTGACGGAGCCCATCTTCGCGCATCTGCTCGGGGATGGGCAGAAGGCAGAACCGCCGCTGGGCGATATGCTGGCCGGTATGTCGACGCTGCTGAGGGAGCGGAAGGTGAAGGATGTCCTGGAGGAGGCAGCCCGCTCGCTGCTCTCGGGACTGCCCCTGTGGCCTCTGCTGGCGGACAGCGTGGAGTGGGCCCTCGACAGCGGCAAGGCGGGGCGGGTCATCGATGTGGTCGTCGGGGAGTTGGAAGCCCTCGTCCGCCACCCCTTGGTCAAAGGGGAACTGGCTCGTCTTGTCCGGGAGACTCGCAGCGCCTACGAATCGGGGATGCGCCGCCGCCGCTTTTTTGATGATCTCGTCATCGGGCTGGCCGGCAAGACGCCGGAGACGCAGCTGATCGACAGCGCCGCCGCCTTTCTGGACGGATTCCGCAAAGCAGGCGACCCGCAGCGGTTGCGCTTGGAGGCGCAGATCCGCCGCTGGGTCGATGAACTGCGTTCTGACCCGCAGCGGCAGCGCGAGGTGGAGGCTTGGAAGGCGACGCTGATTCAGCGCCTGGAACTGGGCCCCCTGCTGACGGAACTGCTGGAGGATCAAGGGGGGCGCTCCGGCGATGATCCTCCGCGGTGGTTGAAGCTCTTGCGCAGCCGCCTGGAACGGCTGTTGACGGAACTGCGCCATGATCGGGAACGCAGGCAGGCCCTCGATGAGATGTTGAAGGTTCATCTCTTCCGCTGGATCGACGAACGCCATGAGGAGATCGGCAAACTGGTGCAGGAGAACCTGCAGTCGATCAGCGATGAAACACTGGTGGAACTGATTGAATCGAAGGCAGGCAATGACCTGCAGATGATTCGGATCAACGGGGCGGTCGTAGGCGCCTTGGCAGGCATGCTGCTCCACCTGGCGACCCTCTGGCTGCCGTGA
- a CDS encoding DUF445 domain-containing protein, with protein sequence MKWKKADIVLAGAALAFFLFTALRWLYPQALWAKMGFFTAEAALVGGIADWFAITALFRRPLGFPWHTELIPRNRQKTIDAIVKMVEGELLGVEMIKAKLAHVRLTDGLVDWLDRREGKRYLTDFFRHISQEALGHLQPKTLARYVERPLKERLRRISLADQLARWGRQALEKGEEERWIALLIAEMHQAAARPETRDRIYRFLRGAEKRQSEGWLGTLVLTTALLTNSYNPSQAADSLHRRLLESFTEMGDPGHPLRVRLKEILIEKTAGLAERRDLTEAIESWKERIIDELPLEDWLRALWPSGQNPSSLFGASAALPGATPRGLALQGSVESLVRRLVEDPLLRERLEERFKEALYRIIEKEHRLIGTIVRNVLDAFTDDDLNRFIEDKAGNDLQWIRINGSVVGGIVGFLLFLFLQYLYHPLILPLTQGR encoded by the coding sequence ATGAAGTGGAAGAAAGCAGACATCGTACTGGCCGGGGCGGCGCTGGCCTTTTTCCTCTTTACCGCCTTGCGGTGGCTCTATCCGCAGGCGCTCTGGGCGAAGATGGGCTTTTTTACGGCTGAAGCGGCTCTCGTCGGCGGCATCGCCGACTGGTTTGCCATCACAGCCCTCTTTCGTCGGCCCCTCGGTTTTCCCTGGCATACGGAACTGATCCCGCGCAACCGGCAAAAGACCATCGACGCCATCGTCAAGATGGTGGAAGGGGAGCTCCTCGGTGTTGAAATGATCAAGGCCAAACTGGCCCATGTGCGACTGACGGACGGACTTGTCGATTGGCTGGACCGGCGAGAGGGGAAAAGGTACCTGACCGATTTCTTCCGTCACATCAGCCAGGAGGCTTTGGGCCACCTGCAACCGAAGACGCTGGCCCGCTATGTGGAGCGACCGTTGAAGGAACGGCTCCGGCGGATCTCCCTGGCGGACCAGTTGGCCCGGTGGGGACGGCAAGCGTTGGAAAAGGGAGAGGAAGAGCGCTGGATCGCCCTCCTGATCGCGGAGATGCATCAGGCGGCGGCCCGGCCGGAGACGCGCGATCGGATCTACCGCTTTCTCCGTGGAGCGGAAAAACGGCAGTCCGAGGGTTGGCTCGGCACCCTGGTGCTGACGACGGCCCTGCTCACGAACAGTTACAACCCATCCCAGGCCGCCGATTCGTTGCACCGGCGACTGCTGGAGAGCTTTACGGAGATGGGCGATCCCGGGCACCCTCTGCGGGTCCGCCTGAAGGAGATCCTGATCGAAAAAACAGCGGGATTGGCCGAACGGCGCGATCTGACCGAGGCGATCGAGTCTTGGAAAGAGCGGATCATTGATGAATTGCCCCTCGAGGATTGGCTGCGCGCCCTGTGGCCTTCCGGGCAGAACCCATCCAGCCTCTTTGGGGCATCAGCCGCGCTGCCGGGAGCGACGCCGCGAGGATTGGCGCTGCAAGGCTCCGTGGAATCTCTTGTCCGGCGCCTGGTGGAGGATCCCTTGTTGCGGGAACGCCTTGAGGAGCGTTTCAAAGAGGCGCTCTATCGGATCATCGAAAAAGAACACCGCTTGATCGGAACTATTGTCCGCAACGTCCTCGACGCCTTCACCGACGATGACCTGAACCGGTTTATTGAGGACAAGGCCGGCAACGATCTCCAGTGGATCCGCATCAACGGGTCCGTGGTGGGCGGTATCGTGGGGTTTCTCCTTTTTCTGTTCCTGCAATACCTGTACCACCCGTTGATCCTTCCCTTGACGCAGGGGCGGTAG
- a CDS encoding MASE3 domain-containing protein, with product MNAGFVLPLHIIIEGAGIVVSMFVFSTIWHTREKASSWLVFVGSSFWVVGMLDSLHILTYPGMVASALANVQLCVLFECLSRLLLAGAMLTTLLISPVKRVSLRKSLFIFLSAVALFLAIVASLFAYVLPNPQLLNEQDLAWLRNAVMATVFAFNLLGAWLYWQRGKEQKSDQGRLIAGGLALGALSAGAFFLEASVSLSFYVITHLLKVLSYGFFYQAIFIYQVKIPFEELARRRSAHRARMVALMNASKDGIAFYTSKHGEWVCNASFGELFGIDEEVLHFDDTDLFYRAIQDKLEEPEKVAAILQQDLQRDVVERLGPWRVSVLSEPARSVDLYLNPVEVKREVLGWLLIFRDVTKETEFHRLRSEYFSAATHEIRTPLASIDGYIDMALEPGVAAEEQRHYLNQAKANLSRLHQLVSNILDLEKLQASLPGHRFQLLAVETLLTPIADNYAILAAKKGLQFRCDIAPGLPLLYGDEIRLGQALSNLLSNAVKYTLAGSCGIQASLKEDKIRIDVWDTGIGLSELEMRHLFERFYRAENEVTRKTTGTGLGLSIVKTIIESHGGEIAVSSHLGRGTTFTILLPIVDVSQIEPAAL from the coding sequence TTGAACGCTGGTTTTGTATTGCCGTTGCATATCATCATCGAAGGCGCCGGCATCGTCGTATCCATGTTCGTCTTTTCGACCATTTGGCATACGCGCGAAAAGGCGTCCTCCTGGTTGGTGTTCGTGGGGAGCTCTTTCTGGGTCGTAGGCATGCTTGACAGCCTTCATATTTTGACCTATCCGGGCATGGTGGCTTCCGCCTTAGCCAACGTTCAATTATGCGTGCTTTTCGAGTGTCTCAGCCGACTGCTCCTGGCGGGGGCGATGCTGACCACTCTGCTCATTTCGCCTGTAAAACGGGTTTCTTTGCGAAAGAGCCTGTTTATCTTTTTATCGGCCGTGGCGCTGTTTCTTGCTATCGTCGCCTCGCTCTTTGCCTATGTGCTTCCCAATCCCCAACTGCTGAACGAACAGGACTTGGCATGGCTGAGAAACGCCGTGATGGCAACCGTCTTTGCCTTCAATCTCCTCGGCGCTTGGCTCTATTGGCAGCGGGGAAAGGAACAGAAAAGCGATCAAGGGAGGTTGATCGCCGGCGGCTTGGCACTCGGCGCGCTGTCCGCAGGCGCTTTCTTTCTGGAGGCTTCTGTTTCCCTATCGTTTTACGTCATCACCCATCTCCTCAAGGTCCTCAGTTACGGCTTTTTTTATCAAGCCATCTTCATCTATCAAGTGAAGATTCCCTTTGAAGAGCTCGCTCGCCGGCGTTCCGCGCATCGGGCGCGCATGGTGGCCTTGATGAATGCCAGCAAAGATGGGATCGCCTTTTACACAAGCAAGCATGGCGAATGGGTCTGCAACGCATCCTTCGGCGAGCTCTTCGGCATTGACGAAGAGGTGCTCCACTTTGACGACACCGATCTGTTTTACCGCGCCATTCAGGACAAGCTTGAGGAGCCGGAAAAGGTGGCTGCCATCCTGCAACAGGATCTGCAGCGAGATGTGGTGGAACGCTTGGGTCCTTGGCGCGTCTCTGTGCTATCCGAACCGGCGCGCAGCGTTGACCTCTATCTCAACCCCGTGGAGGTGAAGCGGGAGGTTCTCGGCTGGTTGCTGATCTTCCGCGATGTGACCAAGGAGACGGAGTTTCACCGCCTGCGGAGCGAGTACTTTTCCGCAGCCACCCATGAGATCCGCACCCCTCTGGCCAGCATCGACGGCTATATCGACATGGCGCTGGAACCGGGCGTCGCGGCGGAGGAACAGCGCCATTATCTCAACCAGGCCAAGGCCAATCTGAGCCGCCTGCACCAATTGGTCAGCAACATCCTCGACCTGGAAAAGCTGCAGGCCAGTCTGCCGGGGCACCGCTTTCAGCTGTTGGCCGTGGAGACGCTGCTCACGCCCATCGCTGATAACTACGCCATCCTCGCCGCCAAAAAGGGACTGCAGTTTCGCTGTGACATCGCGCCGGGGCTGCCGCTACTCTATGGCGATGAGATCCGTCTGGGGCAGGCGCTCAGCAACCTCCTCTCCAATGCGGTCAAGTATACCCTCGCCGGAAGCTGCGGGATCCAGGCGAGCCTTAAAGAGGACAAAATCCGGATCGATGTGTGGGACACGGGGATCGGTTTGTCGGAGCTGGAGATGCGCCATCTCTTCGAGCGGTTCTACCGAGCTGAGAACGAAGTGACCCGCAAGACGACGGGAACGGGCCTGGGACTTTCCATCGTCAAGACGATCATCGAATCTCACGGCGGTGAGATCGCCGTATCGAGCCATTTAGGACGAGGGACGACCTTCACCATCCTGCTTCCTATCGTCGATGTAAGCCAGATCGAGCCGGCGGCGCTGTGA
- a CDS encoding IS200/IS605 family accessory protein TnpB-related protein → MKITARGEILALSDEAKTAVDDLMRIFSSAIRYSFQRLIEGSMSVGDIEKDVAFRYGLNIRQAKDAVEDARQTLISQRKLLPEYVKNYAKKAEAVEKKLKHVKSEKKRKALLSKLAKRQRKRDYYQQFITANTIPPVVFGGKKTFHQRCAGTISIEKWRDKRSNRVYARGDKTKKGNPNLRILYHDEKLFLEISTLAKTPSGRSVKVTVPLYIAQKKSKKTGRVNGRNYRQMLIDYLHTGDAYQVEILRRKGRYYVHVTFDEAAVRAYKVEYKGHAGLVGIDTNPDGFALTHIDRTGNYRHHTAIARHELTYARSNRRENLIGEMVKEVIQYAKDRQCGVAFEDLKFEHDQDSQRKFSRIRHNFIYRQMLTMLERACIRNGIEYTKVKPAFTSKIGLYKYTHQYGLDVHHGAALVIARRAYGMKEKVPRLLREKLLPTKSPSTEWKRWAMIHQRIEKEAKIITKGSVTPEFWRSHRKEILGLT, encoded by the coding sequence ATGAAAATCACCGCTCGCGGCGAGATTCTGGCTCTCTCGGATGAAGCAAAAACCGCCGTAGACGATTTGATGCGGATCTTTTCATCGGCCATTCGCTACAGCTTTCAACGGCTGATCGAAGGCTCGATGAGCGTCGGCGACATCGAAAAGGATGTGGCTTTTCGCTACGGCCTGAACATCCGCCAAGCCAAGGACGCCGTGGAAGACGCCCGCCAAACACTTATTTCCCAACGAAAACTTCTCCCCGAGTACGTGAAGAATTATGCTAAAAAAGCCGAAGCCGTCGAGAAAAAACTCAAGCATGTGAAGTCCGAAAAAAAACGCAAGGCCCTTCTTTCCAAGCTCGCCAAGCGTCAGCGAAAACGAGATTATTATCAACAGTTTATCACCGCGAATACGATTCCTCCAGTCGTCTTTGGCGGCAAGAAAACCTTCCATCAGCGTTGTGCCGGAACCATTTCCATCGAAAAGTGGCGGGACAAACGCTCCAATCGCGTCTACGCTCGCGGCGATAAAACCAAGAAGGGCAATCCGAACCTTCGCATCCTCTATCACGACGAGAAACTTTTCTTGGAGATCAGCACCCTCGCCAAAACCCCGTCCGGTCGTTCGGTGAAAGTCACCGTTCCCCTTTACATCGCCCAAAAGAAGTCGAAGAAGACCGGAAGGGTCAACGGGCGCAACTACCGCCAGATGCTGATCGACTACCTCCACACGGGCGACGCCTACCAGGTTGAAATCCTTCGGCGAAAGGGCCGCTACTATGTGCATGTGACCTTTGACGAAGCGGCGGTTCGGGCCTACAAGGTCGAATACAAAGGGCATGCGGGCCTCGTCGGCATCGATACGAACCCGGACGGTTTTGCCCTCACCCATATCGACCGCACCGGAAACTACCGCCATCACACCGCTATCGCCCGGCATGAACTGACCTATGCCCGATCCAATCGACGAGAAAATCTGATTGGCGAGATGGTCAAGGAGGTCATTCAATACGCGAAGGATCGCCAATGCGGCGTGGCCTTTGAGGACTTGAAGTTCGAACACGACCAAGATAGCCAGCGTAAATTCTCGCGCATCCGGCACAACTTCATCTATCGCCAAATGCTCACGATGCTGGAAAGGGCCTGTATTCGAAACGGGATCGAGTATACGAAAGTGAAGCCCGCCTTTACGTCGAAGATCGGCTTGTACAAGTATACCCACCAGTATGGTCTGGACGTTCACCACGGCGCGGCCTTGGTCATTGCCCGAAGGGCCTATGGGATGAAAGAAAAAGTCCCGAGGCTCTTGCGGGAAAAACTCCTTCCGACGAAAAGTCCGTCTACCGAATGGAAACGATGGGCCATGATCCATCAGCGGATCGAAAAAGAAGCGAAAATCATCACGAAAGGAAGTGTAACGCCTGAGTTTTGGCGGTCACACCGGAAAGAGATCCTCGGACTAACCTAG
- a CDS encoding peptide chain release factor 3, producing MSTTAAELQTEVQRRRTFAIISHPDAGKTTLTEKLLLYGGAIRLAGTVKARKAAKHAVSDWMEIEKQRGISVTSSVLQFDYDCYRVNILDTPGHQDFSEDTYRTLMATDSAVMVIDAAKGVEDQTKKLFYVCRQRGIPIFTFVNKLDRHGKSPFALMEEIENVLAIRAYPMNWPVGVDGNYKGVYNRRLAQIELFESGGAHGQWVMPSTIGSAEDPAFAELLGTDIHNQLIEDIELLDMAGDPFDIEKVRQGELTPMFFGSALTNFGVRPFLEEFLQLAPPPLARRSVDGMVAPDDEGFTAFVFKIQANMNPTHRDRIAFIRICSGKFVRGMSVKHVPSGKIVKLAQPQQFMAQERMIIDEAYPGDVIGLFDPGLFGIGDTLCAEGKNFQFEDFPVFPPEHFARVQPKDTMKRKQFVKGMTQLTQEGAVQVFRQPEIGVESFIVGAVGVLQMEVLEYRLKQEYGVDILVQHLPFSVARWLEGYDPGKPVKGLDSGMVIRDGKERPVALFRNEWSVRWAVEQNPQIKFLTVPER from the coding sequence ATGTCCACGACGGCGGCGGAACTGCAAACGGAAGTCCAGCGGCGTCGCACCTTCGCCATCATCTCCCACCCTGACGCGGGGAAGACGACCTTGACGGAGAAGTTGCTCCTCTACGGCGGCGCCATCCGCCTGGCCGGCACGGTCAAGGCCCGCAAGGCGGCGAAGCATGCCGTCTCGGACTGGATGGAGATCGAGAAGCAGCGGGGCATTTCGGTCACGTCGAGTGTCTTGCAGTTTGATTATGACTGTTATCGCGTCAACATCCTCGATACCCCCGGCCACCAGGACTTCAGCGAAGACACCTACCGCACCCTGATGGCCACCGACAGCGCTGTCATGGTCATCGACGCGGCCAAGGGCGTGGAGGATCAGACGAAAAAGCTCTTCTATGTCTGCCGGCAGCGGGGCATCCCCATCTTCACCTTCGTCAACAAGCTGGACCGCCATGGGAAGAGTCCTTTTGCGCTGATGGAAGAGATCGAGAACGTGCTGGCCATCCGCGCCTATCCGATGAACTGGCCCGTCGGCGTCGATGGCAACTACAAAGGCGTCTACAACCGCCGCCTGGCCCAGATCGAGCTCTTTGAGAGCGGCGGCGCCCATGGGCAGTGGGTGATGCCCTCCACCATCGGCAGCGCTGAGGACCCGGCCTTCGCCGAATTGCTCGGGACCGACATTCACAACCAGTTGATCGAGGACATCGAACTGCTCGATATGGCCGGCGACCCCTTCGACATCGAGAAGGTGCGCCAGGGCGAACTGACGCCCATGTTCTTCGGCAGCGCCTTGACCAACTTCGGCGTCCGCCCCTTCCTCGAAGAGTTTTTGCAACTGGCGCCGCCGCCGCTGGCCCGGCGTTCCGTCGACGGCATGGTCGCCCCGGATGATGAGGGCTTTACGGCTTTCGTCTTCAAGATCCAGGCCAATATGAACCCGACCCACCGCGACCGCATCGCCTTTATCCGCATCTGCTCGGGCAAGTTTGTCCGCGGCATGAGCGTCAAACACGTCCCCTCCGGCAAGATCGTCAAGCTGGCCCAGCCGCAGCAGTTCATGGCTCAGGAGCGAATGATCATCGATGAAGCCTATCCCGGTGATGTCATCGGCCTCTTCGACCCCGGCCTCTTCGGCATCGGCGACACCCTCTGCGCGGAAGGCAAGAACTTTCAATTTGAGGACTTTCCCGTCTTCCCGCCGGAGCACTTCGCCCGGGTGCAACCGAAAGACACGATGAAGCGCAAGCAGTTCGTCAAGGGCATGACTCAGTTGACCCAGGAGGGAGCCGTTCAAGTTTTTCGGCAACCGGAGATCGGCGTCGAATCCTTCATCGTCGGCGCCGTCGGCGTGCTGCAGATGGAGGTCCTCGAATACCGGCTCAAACAGGAGTACGGCGTCGACATCCTCGTGCAGCACCTGCCCTTCAGCGTCGCCCGCTGGCTCGAGGGGTACGACCCTGGCAAACCGGTCAAGGGCCTCGACAGCGGCATGGTGATCCGCGACGGCAAGGAGCGGCCGGTGGCCCTCTTCCGCAATGAATGGTCAGTCCGCTGGGCCGTCGAGCAAAACCCGCAGATCAAGTTTCTGACGGTACCGGAGCGATGA
- a CDS encoding TVP38/TMEM64 family protein, with amino-acid sequence MNPRSIGPKGAALLTLIVVGLLLFGTEPGRRIVDLVTLTDLDELTALLRSYGWAAWLAGFLLMTVQTLIGVIPAVFLLGALVIVFGWGPGLFIGWLGEIAGSAVAFALFRYFGRGPVARWLAKDRTFSEWDEWTARHGFSSIFLIRLAPFVPSGAVNLAAAVSSVGFLPFILGTALGKIPTILLETVVGHDMWNPLENASRLALAVVALGLLAMIIKRFR; translated from the coding sequence ATGAATCCCCGCTCGATTGGTCCCAAAGGCGCGGCCCTTCTGACGCTGATCGTCGTGGGCCTCTTGCTGTTTGGCACCGAGCCGGGACGGCGGATCGTCGACCTGGTGACCCTCACTGACCTGGATGAATTGACGGCGCTTCTTCGTTCCTACGGCTGGGCCGCCTGGCTCGCCGGTTTTCTGCTCATGACCGTGCAAACCTTGATCGGCGTCATTCCGGCAGTCTTTTTGCTGGGCGCGCTGGTTATCGTCTTCGGCTGGGGCCCCGGCCTCTTCATCGGCTGGCTCGGCGAGATCGCCGGATCGGCAGTGGCCTTTGCGCTCTTCCGTTACTTCGGGCGCGGCCCTGTCGCCCGCTGGCTGGCGAAAGACCGGACTTTTTCCGAGTGGGACGAATGGACGGCCCGCCATGGGTTCAGCAGCATATTTCTCATCCGTTTGGCCCCTTTTGTCCCTTCGGGCGCCGTCAACCTGGCGGCCGCCGTCAGTTCCGTCGGATTCCTCCCCTTTATCTTGGGAACGGCCCTCGGCAAGATCCCCACGATCCTCTTGGAGACTGTTGTCGGCCACGACATGTGGAATCCGCTGGAAAACGCCAGCCGATTGGCGCTGGCGGTGGTCGCGCTGGGGTTATTGGCGATGATCATCAAACGATTTCGTTAG
- a CDS encoding ATP-binding protein, whose amino-acid sequence MKFSFTAESTFAAVDQSIRAVMTDIREKGPAISGKQVFVVDLALRELLNNAVEHGNKLDPAKQVRCCLSLDEKSVRLDVWDEGTGFCLEKAVDDDVLQDLMRERNRGLEIIGLMGFSITVIGNHVVAQLLWTDLDRPQRGALRQEECDSGGTRRGAFRDDSGKREVG is encoded by the coding sequence TTGAAATTTTCATTTACAGCCGAATCGACCTTTGCGGCGGTCGATCAGTCGATCAGAGCGGTGATGACAGACATCCGGGAGAAGGGGCCGGCCATCAGCGGCAAACAGGTCTTTGTCGTTGACCTTGCCCTGCGGGAACTGCTCAATAACGCTGTTGAACATGGAAACAAGTTGGATCCTGCCAAACAGGTGCGTTGTTGTCTCTCTCTTGACGAAAAGTCGGTCCGCTTGGATGTTTGGGATGAGGGGACAGGATTCTGTCTGGAGAAAGCTGTCGACGATGACGTGCTGCAAGACCTGATGCGGGAAAGAAACCGCGGTCTGGAGATCATCGGGCTGATGGGTTTTTCCATTACCGTTATCGGCAACCATGTGGTGGCGCAGTTGCTTTGGACCGATTTGGACCGACCACAGCGGGGCGCCCTTCGTCAGGAAGAATGCGATTCCGGTGGAACAAGGCGGGGAGCCTTCCGGGACGATTCGGGGAAGAGGGAGGTTGGGTGA